The Verrucomicrobium spinosum DSM 4136 = JCM 18804 genome includes a region encoding these proteins:
- the folK gene encoding 2-amino-4-hydroxy-6-hydroxymethyldihydropteridine diphosphokinase, with the protein MKYGIALGSNLGDRLENLRQAVVALLQSVPGSRVIATSAVYETDPVDCPPGSPGFLNAVIELEAELQPLDLLQHTRAIEAALGRPNEHEHHAPRTVDLDLLYADAAVVDHPDLTLPHPRMTQRRFVLQPLADIRADLRLPGEDRSVQEILDTLPISDEPPPRVYSLDWLDLGSP; encoded by the coding sequence ATGAAATACGGCATCGCTCTCGGTTCGAATTTGGGGGACCGGCTTGAGAATCTTCGTCAGGCCGTGGTCGCTCTTCTCCAGAGCGTTCCAGGGAGTAGAGTGATCGCCACCTCCGCGGTTTATGAAACGGATCCCGTGGATTGCCCTCCGGGTTCACCGGGATTTTTGAATGCGGTGATCGAGCTGGAAGCAGAACTCCAGCCTCTGGATCTGCTCCAGCACACCCGGGCCATCGAGGCCGCACTTGGCCGCCCGAATGAGCACGAGCACCATGCGCCACGCACCGTGGACCTGGATCTGCTCTATGCCGATGCCGCCGTGGTGGATCACCCGGACCTCACGCTCCCCCACCCGCGCATGACGCAGCGTCGGTTCGTGCTGCAACCGCTCGCAGACATCCGCGCGGACCTGCGCCTTCCCGGCGAAGACCGGTCGGTGCAGGAGATCCTCGATACCCTGCCCATCTCGGACGAGCCTCCACCTCGGGTGTATTCACTGGACTGGCTCGACCTCGGCAGTCCGTGA
- the dapF gene encoding diaminopimelate epimerase — translation MANLLSFWKMNGAGNDFVMLDNRDLSLQLSGESIAQLCDRHRGVGADGLLAVEPATEGGDFRMRYYNADGGEAEMCGNGARCFARFVNKLHDNSLAALKFETQAGMISAEFFGDQVEINMSQPHSLKLNQGLVVDGTPLEVHSVNTGVPHAVVFVDDVNALSTAEIRRLGACLRYHEAFAPKGTNANFATVISPGSIVIRTYERGVEDETLACGTGMVACALIHHELHGAAAPVSVKVKGGDTLKVGFNQAGDVYSDVTLHGPADFVFQGKLEV, via the coding sequence ATGGCCAATCTTCTCAGCTTCTGGAAAATGAACGGCGCGGGCAATGACTTCGTCATGCTCGACAACCGCGATTTGTCCCTGCAACTCTCCGGTGAATCCATCGCCCAGCTCTGCGATCGTCATCGTGGCGTGGGTGCAGACGGCCTCCTGGCCGTGGAACCAGCCACCGAAGGCGGTGACTTCCGCATGCGCTACTACAATGCGGACGGCGGCGAGGCCGAGATGTGCGGCAACGGTGCCCGGTGCTTTGCCCGCTTCGTGAACAAGCTGCACGACAACAGCCTGGCGGCGCTGAAGTTCGAGACCCAGGCCGGGATGATCTCCGCGGAGTTCTTCGGCGATCAGGTCGAAATCAACATGAGCCAGCCCCACAGCCTGAAGCTGAATCAGGGGTTGGTGGTGGATGGCACCCCGCTGGAAGTGCACAGCGTGAACACCGGTGTCCCGCACGCCGTCGTTTTTGTGGACGATGTGAATGCCCTCTCCACGGCCGAAATCCGCCGTCTGGGCGCGTGCCTGCGCTACCATGAGGCCTTCGCGCCGAAGGGCACCAACGCCAATTTTGCCACCGTCATCTCCCCCGGCTCCATTGTGATCCGCACCTACGAGCGCGGCGTGGAAGATGAGACCCTGGCCTGCGGCACCGGCATGGTGGCCTGCGCGCTCATTCACCATGAGCTCCATGGAGCAGCCGCTCCCGTCTCCGTGAAGGTCAAGGGTGGCGACACCCTGAAGGTCGGCTTCAACCAGGCTGGCGACGTCTATTCTGACGTCACCCTGCACGGCCCCGCCGACTTCGTCTTTCAGGGCAAGCTCGAAGTCTAA
- the dapA gene encoding 4-hydroxy-tetrahydrodipicolinate synthase, translated as MFAGTHTAIVTPFRNGQIDEAALRKLVDYQFAGGVQGVVPCGTTGESPTLDYDEHERVIQLTVEYTAGRGIVMAGTGSNSTREAVEMTQEAEAAGANAALLVAPYYNKPTQEGLFRHFKAIADNTKLPIMLYSIPGRCGIEIGVDTVVRLAEACPNIRAIKEAGGNADRVSQMKMLLPAEFDILSGDDSLTLPFMSVGGVGVVSVAGNLIPAEMNRMVQAALAGRWAEAQSIHAQFNPLFSAFLKLSTNPIPIKTALALKGICDAELRLPMCELGEAQVNELRQTMINVGILAE; from the coding sequence ATGTTCGCCGGTACCCACACCGCCATTGTCACCCCCTTTCGCAACGGCCAGATCGATGAAGCCGCCCTGCGAAAGTTGGTGGACTACCAGTTTGCCGGCGGCGTGCAGGGCGTCGTGCCCTGCGGAACCACGGGTGAATCCCCCACCCTGGACTACGATGAGCACGAGCGCGTCATCCAGTTGACCGTGGAGTACACCGCAGGCCGTGGCATCGTCATGGCTGGCACCGGCAGCAACTCCACGCGTGAAGCCGTGGAAATGACCCAGGAAGCCGAGGCCGCCGGTGCCAATGCCGCCCTGCTGGTCGCACCCTATTACAACAAGCCCACCCAGGAGGGGCTCTTCCGCCACTTCAAGGCCATCGCCGACAACACCAAGCTGCCAATCATGCTGTACAGCATCCCCGGCCGCTGTGGCATCGAGATCGGCGTGGACACCGTGGTGCGCCTTGCCGAGGCCTGCCCAAACATCCGCGCCATCAAGGAAGCCGGTGGCAATGCCGACCGTGTGAGCCAGATGAAAATGCTCCTCCCGGCAGAGTTTGATATCCTCTCCGGTGACGACTCCCTCACCCTGCCCTTCATGAGCGTGGGTGGCGTGGGCGTGGTCAGCGTGGCGGGCAACCTCATCCCGGCAGAGATGAACAGGATGGTGCAGGCCGCTCTGGCTGGCCGCTGGGCCGAGGCTCAGAGCATTCATGCGCAGTTCAACCCGCTGTTCTCCGCTTTCCTGAAGCTTTCCACGAACCCGATCCCCATCAAGACAGCGCTGGCACTCAAAGGCATCTGCGATGCCGAGCTGCGTCTGCCGATGTGCGAGCTGGGGGAAGCCCAGGTCAATGAACTGCGCCAGACCATGATCAACGTGGGCATCCTTGCTGAGTAA
- the panB gene encoding 3-methyl-2-oxobutanoate hydroxymethyltransferase, whose amino-acid sequence MAVSPALLAQQLSDRKAAGEKLAVLTAYDYPTARLLDEAGVDLILVGDSLGMVVLGMPDTTGVTMQMMLHHAAAVRRGVQRATIIVDLPSGSYGMPDMAVHNARRLVEAGADAVKLEGGVDVADQVRAITQAGIAYIGHIGMLPQSVKHEGGYKKKGKTDDDANRLLADARALEEAGAAGIVLESMVPEVAERISKAIQIPTIGIGAGPNCDGQVLVTPDLLGAFPWFKPPFATALANEAMETTRAAREWIAGVKGA is encoded by the coding sequence ATGGCCGTCTCCCCCGCCCTCCTCGCCCAGCAGCTTAGCGACCGGAAAGCCGCCGGTGAAAAGCTCGCCGTCCTCACCGCTTATGACTACCCCACCGCCCGGCTGCTTGATGAAGCCGGCGTGGATCTCATCCTCGTAGGAGACTCCCTGGGCATGGTCGTGCTAGGCATGCCAGACACCACGGGCGTGACCATGCAGATGATGCTGCATCATGCCGCCGCCGTCCGCCGTGGGGTGCAACGCGCCACGATCATTGTGGACCTTCCCTCCGGCAGCTATGGCATGCCAGATATGGCAGTGCACAACGCACGCCGCCTCGTAGAAGCAGGTGCCGATGCCGTCAAGCTTGAGGGCGGCGTGGATGTGGCCGACCAAGTTCGAGCCATCACACAAGCTGGCATCGCCTACATCGGACACATCGGCATGCTGCCGCAGAGCGTGAAACACGAAGGCGGCTACAAGAAAAAGGGCAAGACCGACGACGACGCCAACCGACTTTTGGCTGATGCCCGTGCACTCGAAGAAGCAGGCGCAGCAGGCATCGTCCTGGAGAGCATGGTCCCTGAGGTGGCAGAACGCATCAGCAAGGCCATCCAGATCCCCACGATCGGGATCGGCGCCGGCCCGAACTGCGACGGCCAAGTGCTCGTGACCCCCGACCTTCTCGGTGCCTTCCCGTGGTTCAAGCCCCCGTTTGCCACCGCGCTGGCGAATGAGGCCATGGAGACCACTCGCGCTGCACGAGAGTGGATCGCGGGTGTGAAGGGAGCTTAG
- the dapB gene encoding 4-hydroxy-tetrahydrodipicolinate reductase has protein sequence MAQLKILVTGAKGRMGQAVIHSVESDADCAVGATVDMGDSLDEALSKCDAVIDFTSHHFSNELVAACVKHKKPFVMGTTGHTPEELAAIREASKTLPVVLAPNFSVGVNTLFWLTRQAVRILGEPFDLEVVEMHHRMKTDSPSGTARRLVEILCEETEVSYETDTRHGRKGDVGARTKKEIGVHALRGGDVVGDHTVVFANVGERVELTHKASSRDTFSNGAVRAAKWLVSQPAGIYDMQDVLGLK, from the coding sequence ATGGCTCAGCTCAAAATTCTCGTCACCGGTGCCAAAGGCCGCATGGGCCAGGCTGTCATTCATTCCGTGGAAAGCGATGCCGACTGTGCCGTCGGCGCGACTGTGGACATGGGTGACTCCCTGGATGAGGCCCTCTCCAAGTGCGATGCAGTGATCGACTTCACCTCCCACCACTTCAGCAATGAGCTGGTGGCCGCCTGTGTGAAGCACAAAAAGCCTTTCGTTATGGGTACCACCGGCCACACGCCGGAGGAACTCGCCGCAATCCGTGAAGCGTCCAAGACGCTGCCGGTCGTGCTGGCACCCAACTTCAGCGTGGGGGTGAACACCCTCTTCTGGCTGACCCGTCAGGCTGTGCGCATCCTCGGCGAACCCTTTGATCTCGAAGTGGTGGAAATGCACCACCGCATGAAGACGGACTCCCCGAGCGGCACCGCCCGTCGTCTGGTGGAGATCCTGTGCGAAGAGACTGAGGTCAGCTACGAAACGGACACCCGCCACGGCCGCAAGGGCGATGTGGGTGCCCGGACGAAGAAGGAAATCGGCGTCCATGCCCTGCGCGGTGGCGATGTGGTCGGAGATCACACCGTCGTCTTCGCCAACGTGGGCGAGCGCGTGGAACTCACACACAAGGCCTCCAGCCGCGACACCTTCTCCAACGGAGCCGTGCGCGCCGCCAAGTGGCTCGTGAGCCAGCCCGCGGGCATCTATGACATGCAGGACGTACTGGGGCTGAAATAG
- a CDS encoding phospholipase D-like domain-containing protein: MISFLSEILPVVKPVWHLCVIALNLVVVGYALSHVLLRNRDYRSAAFWAVLIAFVPFLGACFYALFGINRLRRRGARYRHSLELAAVGEVCPVNPWQTVPELKELRALSTSLGMLSRFGFTVGNHVTLLRNGEEAMPAMLEAIRGAQKSISLCSYIFEAHGIGMKFVEELVLAKDRGVEVRVLVDDAGTRYSWPPITHLLRSRGVMAKRFMPIRFVLRILTMNLRNHRKVMVVDGTTGFTGGMNIRQGNMLEADPSHPVQDMHFKVEGPVVQQLQRVFAEDWAFCSGEVLSGPLWYPTLAPAGEVAAIGVPDGPDEDLELMPKAIFAAISEARHSVRIMTPYFLPPPTLIWALNLAALRGVDVKVLTPRRNNIPFVRWAARTLYPEMLEKGVKIYEADGHFDHSKFMTVDGLWSLVGSTNWDPRSLRLNFEFNLACFDDLLAQELDREFEKKVRNGTLESLAALRSATLAERLRDGFARLFMPFL; the protein is encoded by the coding sequence ATGATATCATTCCTTTCTGAGATCCTGCCGGTGGTGAAGCCCGTCTGGCACCTGTGTGTTATTGCGCTGAACCTGGTGGTGGTGGGATACGCGCTGAGTCACGTGCTGCTGAGGAACCGGGACTACCGGAGTGCGGCATTTTGGGCGGTGCTCATTGCATTTGTCCCCTTTCTGGGTGCTTGCTTCTACGCGCTATTTGGGATCAACCGCCTGCGACGTCGCGGGGCCAGATATCGTCACAGTCTGGAACTCGCGGCGGTGGGGGAGGTCTGCCCCGTCAATCCGTGGCAGACAGTGCCGGAACTCAAAGAATTGCGGGCGCTCTCGACCTCCCTGGGGATGCTCTCCCGATTTGGCTTTACAGTGGGAAATCACGTCACGTTGTTGCGCAATGGGGAGGAGGCGATGCCGGCCATGCTGGAGGCGATCCGTGGTGCTCAAAAGTCCATCTCTCTGTGCTCTTACATCTTTGAGGCCCACGGTATCGGCATGAAGTTCGTGGAGGAGTTGGTCCTTGCCAAAGACCGCGGGGTGGAAGTGCGGGTTCTGGTGGATGACGCAGGGACCCGCTACTCCTGGCCGCCCATCACCCATCTGCTGCGGAGCCGGGGTGTGATGGCCAAGCGCTTCATGCCTATCCGCTTCGTCCTGCGCATCCTCACCATGAACCTGCGGAATCACCGCAAGGTGATGGTGGTGGACGGGACAACTGGTTTCACCGGGGGCATGAACATCCGCCAGGGCAATATGCTGGAGGCAGATCCCAGCCATCCCGTGCAGGACATGCATTTCAAGGTGGAAGGCCCGGTGGTGCAGCAGCTTCAGCGGGTCTTTGCGGAGGACTGGGCCTTTTGCTCTGGGGAAGTGCTTTCCGGTCCTCTCTGGTATCCCACCCTGGCACCCGCAGGTGAGGTGGCTGCCATCGGCGTGCCGGACGGTCCGGATGAAGACCTTGAACTCATGCCCAAGGCGATTTTCGCCGCGATCTCCGAGGCGCGGCACTCGGTCCGCATCATGACGCCCTACTTCCTCCCGCCGCCGACCCTTATCTGGGCGCTGAACCTTGCGGCGCTCCGCGGTGTGGATGTGAAAGTGCTCACGCCAAGGCGCAACAACATCCCCTTTGTGCGCTGGGCCGCGCGTACCCTCTACCCGGAGATGCTGGAAAAGGGCGTAAAGATCTACGAGGCGGACGGGCACTTCGACCACTCCAAGTTCATGACGGTGGACGGGTTGTGGTCGTTGGTGGGATCTACGAACTGGGACCCCCGCAGCCTGCGGTTGAACTTTGAGTTCAATCTGGCGTGCTTCGATGACCTGCTGGCCCAGGAGCTGGATCGGGAGTTTGAGAAAAAGGTGCGAAACGGCACCCTGGAGTCTCTCGCCGCCCTTCGCAGTGCCACATTGGCCGAACGGCTGCGGGATGGCTTTGCCCGTTTGTTCATGCCGTTCTTGTGA
- the trpA gene encoding tryptophan synthase subunit alpha, with product MNRIDECFAGLRAAGKKGFVAYIAAGDPDLPTTREIVLTLARCGADVIELGVPFSDPQADGIVNQMAAERALKAGTTLPKVLAFIKELRQETQVPLVLFTYLNPVYTYGFEAFHRDAAAAGADGVLILDLPPDEAPLNDELTVGDGLKRIRLIAPTTPESRIKLITQQAEGFIYYVSREGVTGAQTSLATGISDQLQKIQAATNTPIAVGFGISTPIQASTVACMADGVVVGSAIVKLIEEHGTHSDLSDRLTAFVKPLVDAVKAV from the coding sequence ATGAATCGGATTGACGAATGTTTTGCCGGGCTGCGTGCTGCCGGAAAGAAAGGTTTTGTGGCCTACATCGCCGCAGGAGACCCCGACCTGCCCACGACCCGGGAGATCGTACTGACTCTGGCCCGCTGCGGAGCCGATGTGATCGAGCTGGGTGTGCCCTTCAGCGACCCCCAGGCCGATGGCATTGTGAACCAAATGGCCGCCGAGCGGGCTCTGAAGGCTGGGACCACACTGCCCAAGGTGCTGGCGTTCATCAAGGAGTTGCGCCAGGAGACCCAGGTGCCCCTGGTGCTCTTCACTTACCTGAACCCCGTCTATACCTACGGGTTTGAGGCCTTCCATCGCGATGCCGCCGCGGCCGGAGCCGATGGCGTGCTCATTCTGGATTTGCCGCCAGACGAAGCGCCGCTGAACGACGAATTGACAGTCGGCGACGGCCTCAAACGCATCCGCCTCATCGCACCGACCACCCCGGAGTCGCGCATCAAACTCATCACCCAGCAGGCAGAGGGCTTCATCTACTACGTCTCCCGCGAGGGCGTGACGGGAGCCCAGACCTCCCTGGCCACCGGCATCTCCGACCAGCTCCAGAAGATCCAAGCCGCAACCAACACCCCCATTGCCGTGGGGTTTGGCATCTCCACCCCCATCCAGGCCAGCACCGTCGCCTGCATGGCCGATGGCGTGGTCGTGGGCAGCGCCATTGTGAAGCTGATCGAGGAACACGGCACGCATTCCGACTTGTCCGACCGGCTCACGGCATTCGTTAAACCTCTTGTGGACGCAGTGAAAGCCGTCTAG
- a CDS encoding DUF4105 domain-containing protein produces MRFLLWSLRFVLRLALSLILLGLVAWTFGALYYDMPFLNRATAWLWLGSAATMLLFIRQPWRKSLFIGLAFVGVLSWWLKLQPQANREWQPEVAQLPWAEVAGDEVTIHNVRNFDYRTTTDFTPAWETRKVRLSQLTGIDLFINYWGSPWMAHPIASFQFKDAPPICFSIETRKEVGEKYSAIGGFYRQYELIYIAADERDIVRLRTNYRTGEDSYLYRIPVSPERARERFMEYVATMNGLRDQPRWYNAATTNCTTAIRTQRPNSKRAPWDWRILVNGKGDEMLYERNALVTDGLPFPELREKAHINSAAQAADKSPDFSKLIREGRPGFGPTPAGNAAAP; encoded by the coding sequence ATGCGATTCCTTCTCTGGTCCCTCAGATTCGTGCTCCGCCTGGCACTCTCCTTGATCCTCCTTGGGCTGGTAGCCTGGACTTTTGGAGCCCTTTATTACGACATGCCCTTTCTCAACCGGGCCACAGCCTGGCTTTGGCTCGGCTCCGCCGCCACCATGCTGCTATTTATTCGCCAGCCTTGGCGGAAGTCGCTCTTCATCGGACTGGCCTTTGTGGGCGTCTTGAGCTGGTGGCTGAAACTCCAGCCCCAGGCGAACCGCGAATGGCAGCCCGAGGTGGCCCAACTTCCTTGGGCGGAGGTGGCTGGGGATGAAGTGACCATTCACAACGTGCGGAACTTTGACTACCGCACGACCACCGACTTCACCCCGGCCTGGGAAACCCGCAAAGTGCGACTCTCCCAACTCACCGGCATTGACCTCTTTATCAACTACTGGGGATCCCCTTGGATGGCCCATCCCATTGCCAGCTTTCAGTTCAAGGATGCGCCCCCCATTTGCTTCTCCATCGAGACCCGGAAGGAAGTGGGCGAGAAGTACTCAGCCATCGGAGGCTTCTACCGGCAATATGAACTGATCTACATTGCGGCGGACGAACGCGACATCGTGCGATTGCGCACCAACTACCGCACCGGAGAAGACTCCTATCTATACCGCATCCCCGTCTCGCCCGAACGGGCTCGCGAACGGTTCATGGAATACGTCGCCACCATGAACGGACTGCGTGACCAGCCGCGCTGGTACAACGCTGCGACCACCAACTGCACCACGGCCATCCGCACCCAACGCCCCAACTCGAAACGCGCCCCTTGGGACTGGCGAATACTGGTAAATGGCAAGGGGGACGAGATGCTCTACGAGAGAAATGCCCTCGTGACCGACGGCCTCCCCTTCCCCGAACTCCGGGAAAAGGCTCATATCAACTCAGCAGCGCAGGCGGCCGACAAATCACCGGACTTCTCGAAACTCATCCGGGAAGGCCGCCCGGGATTTGGACCAACACCGGCTGGCAATGCGGCGGCTCCGTGA